A genomic window from Castor canadensis chromosome 18, mCasCan1.hap1v2, whole genome shotgun sequence includes:
- the Pxn gene encoding paxillin isoform X3 codes for MDDLDALLADLESTTSHISKRPVFLSEEPPYSYPTGNHTYQEIAVPPPVPPPPSSEALNGTILTPLDQWQPSGSRFPHQQPPSPSPVYSSSAKTSGASNPQDGVSNTCSRAGEEEHVYSFPNKQKSAEPSPTIMSSSLGSNLSELDRLLLELNAVQHNPPGFPADEANSSPPLPGVLSPHYGIPENNSPVGGKAGPLTKEKPKRNGGRGLEDVRPSVESLLDELESSVPSPVPAITVNQGEMSSPQRVTSSQQQTRISASSATRELDELMASLSDFKTSSSAVALSSLELLPSSAPSLPHTMPCLPSPLMPSIFWPSPTKPSPQGQDHTPEILCTEKNTWGLLPPVAPSWLDLAGFGMMSDTHNSKLPSMEGSPGLLDADSQSRVRNDLLNTSEPSRFLLCHTPPPARSPESQEPGDSQGPLANPVCPEETVDATWKWSWALSTSSPETPHGATCSLQEVTEPAVVAVDHQAIFPDTWSLTKERQQKERAQPEPGGAESSCPAPSDKEQLSAEMPGKGSLGEATQGSEIPTIPEGTTDAAPGTRKEQLEHPQTMGMGSTTERISTSGQIRSVIRRSRETGHAHPMSREPSPRRRLDPTTLSRTPSQERLIAELQGRLGIQLEAEEAAGPGGTSTQDWLTEGIIITVQPRGRRAGGQLVEKVVFPPDSPIPLRRTISVVASPPSVPLLQHHPDASASSSSLPRLPTSSSTGPLTCTLGSPGVQSSGEEPHDEDGRGPTSPAPAPHTMRSVGCQTNEDPLFHPMQMHGLEQRTDGEQHWAAGWPPSGRQSSPEGQDEGGFMTQGKTGSSSPPGGPSKPGSQLDSMLGSLQSDLNKLGVATVAKGVCGACKKPIAGQVVTAMGKTWHPEHFVCTHCQEEIGSRNFFERDGQPYCEKDYHNLFSPRCYYCNGPILDKVVTALDRTWHPEHFFCAQCGAFFGPEGFHEKDGKAYCRKDYFDMFAPKCGGCARAILENYISALNTLWHPECFVCRECFTPFVNGSFFEHDGQPYCEVHYHERRGSLCSGCQKPITGRCITAMAKKFHPEHFVCAFCLKQLNKGTFKEQNDKPYCQNCFIKLFC; via the exons ATGGACGACCTCG ACGCCCTGTTGGCAGACTTGGAATCCACCACTTCCCATATCTCCAAACGGCCTGTGTTCTTGTCTGAGGAGCCCCCCTACTCCTACCCAACTGGAAACCACACCTACCAAGAGATTGCAGTGCCACCCCCTGTCCCTCCACCCCCATCCAGTGAGGCCCTCAATGGCACAATCCTCACCCCCTTAGACCAGTGGCAACCTAGTGGCTCCCGATTCCCCCACCAGCAG CCTCCATCCCCATCACCCGTGTACAGCTCCAGTGCCAAAACTTCCGGTGCCTCTAACCCTCAGGACGGTGTCAGCAATACGTGCTCCCGAGCAGGCGAGGAAGAGCACGTCTACAG CTTCCCCAACAAGCAGAAGTCGGCTGAGCCTTCACCCACCATAATGAGCTCCTCCCTGGGCAGCAACCTCTCAGAACTTGACCGTCTGCTGCTGGAACTGAATGCTGTGCAGCATAATCCTCCAGGCTTTCCTGCAG ATGAGGCCAACTCAAGCCCCCCACTACCTGGGGTCCTGAGCCCTCATTATGGCATCCCAGAGAATAACAGCCCCGTGGGGGGCAAAGCTGGCCCTCTGACGAAAGAGAAGCCAAAGCGGAATGGGGGCCGAGGCCTGGAAGATGTACGGCCCAGTGTGGAGAGCCTCTTGGATGAACTGGAGAGCTCTGTGCCCAGCCCTGT CCCCGCCATCACTGTGAACCAAGGTGAGATGAGCAGCCCACAGCGAGTCACCTCCAGCCAGCAGCAGACACGCATCTCGGCCTCCTCCGCCACCAGGGAGCTGGACGAGCTGATGGCCTCCCTGTCAGACTTTAAG ACCAGCTCCTCTGCTGTGGCTCTGAGCTCCCTGGAGCTGCTACCTAGCTCAGCTCCATCCCTACCCCACACCATGCCTTGTTTGCCTTCTCCTCTCATGCCTTCTATATTCTGGCCATCTCCCACTAAACCCTCCCCTCAAGGCCAAGACCATACCCCAGAGATACTCTGCACTGAGAAAAATACATGGGGCCTTTTACCTCCTGTGGCCCCCAGCTGGCTTGATTTGGCTGGCTTCGGGATGATGTCTGACACCCATAACTCAAAGCTTCCCTCCATGGAGGGTTCTCCAGGGTTACTTGATGCTGACAGCCAATCTCGAGTTAGGAATGACCTCCTGAACACAAGTGAACCCTCTAGGTTTCTCCTATGCCACACTCCACCCCCTGCTAGGAGCCCAGAATCCCAGGAACCTGGAGACTCCCAGGGGCCATTGGCTAACCCTGTGTGTCCAGAGGAGACTGTGGATGCCACTTGGAAATGGTCATGGGCTTTGTCAACATCCAGTCCCGAGACTCCCCATGGGGCCACTTGTAGCTTACAGGAAGTAACTGAGCCAGCTGTTGTAGCAGTGGACCATCAGGCCATCTTCCCAGATACCTGGAGTCTCACAAAGGAACGGCAGCAGAAGGAGAGGGCACAGCCAGAGCCAGGGGGTGCAGAAAGCAGCTGCCCTGCCCCATCTGACAAGGAACAGTTGAGTGCAGAGATGCCTGGGAAGGGAAGCCTGGGGGAAGCAACCCAGGGATCTGAGATCCCAACGATCCCAGAGGGCACCACCGACGCTGCTCCTGGGACCAGGAAGGAACAGCTGGAGCATCCACAGACCATGGGCATGGGCAGCACCACGGAGAGGATTTCCACCTCTGGCCAG ATCCGCTCCGTGATCAGGAGGAGTCGGGAGACGGGCCATGCTCACCCCATGTCCCGGGAGCCCTCCCCTCGCCGCCGGCTGGACCCCACCACCCTGAGCAGGACCCCATCCCAGGAGCGGCTCATCGCAGAGCTGCAGGGCCGGCTGGGCATCCAGCTGGAGGCAGAGGAGGCAGCAGGGCCAGGAGGGACTTCCACCCAAGACTGGCTGACTGAGGGCATCATCATCACTGTGCAGCCACGTGGGAGGCGGGCTGGGGGGCAGCTTGTAGAGAAG gTTGTCTTCCCTCCTGACTCTCCCATTCCCCTGAGAAGAACCATCTCTGTTGTGGCTTCTCCTCCTTCTGTTCCTTTGCTCCAGCATCACCCAGATGCTTCGGCCAGCAGCTCTTCTCTACCCAGGCTTCCCACTTCCTCCTCCACGGGGCCTTTGACTTGCACCCTTGGTTCTCCTGGGGTCCAGAGTTCAGGGGAAGAGCCCCATGATGAGGATGGGAGAGGCCCCACCTCTCCTGCTCCTGCACCCCACACCATGAGGTCCGTGGGCTGCCAGACCAATGAGGACCCGCTCTTCCATCCGATGCAG ATGCACGGTCTGGAGCAAAGAACGGATGGAGAGCAGCACTGGGCGGCTGGTTGGCCTCCAAGCGGCAGGCAGAGCAGCCCTGAAGGGCAGGACGAGGGAGGG TTCATGACCCAGGGGAAGACCGGGAGCAGCTCACCCCCTGGGGGACCCTCGAAGCCCGGGAGCCAGCTGGACAGCATGCTGGGAAGCCTGCAGTCTGACCTGAATAAGCTGGGGGTTGCCACGGTTGCCAAGGGGGTGTGCGGGGCCTGCAAGAAGCCCATCGCTGGGCAG gTCGTGACAGCCATGGGAAAGACGTGGCACCCTGAGCACTTCGTCTGTACCCACTGCCAGGAGGAGATCGGATCCCGGAACTTCTTTGAGCGGGATGGACAGCCCTACTGTGAAAAGGACTATCACAACCTCTTCTCCCCGCGCTGCTACTACTGCAACGGGCCCATCCTGGAT AAAGTGGTGACAGCCCTTGACCGGACGTGGCATCCTGAGCACTTTTTCTGTGCCCAGTGTGGAGCTTTCTTTGGTCCTGAAG GGTTTCATGAGAAGGATGGCAAGGCCTACTGCCGGAAGGATTATTTCGACATGTTTGCACCCAAGTGTGGCGGCTGCGCCCGGGCCATCTTGGAGAACTACATCTCGGCCCTCAACACCCTCTGGCATCCTGAGTGCTTTGTGTGCCGG GAATGCTTCACGCCATTTGTCAACGGCAGCTTCTTTGAGCATGACGGGCAGCCGTACTGTGAGGTGCACTACCATGAGAGGCGAGGCTCACTGTGCTCTGGCTGCCAGAAGCCCATCACAGGCCGCTGCATCACCGCCATGGCCAAGAAGTTCCACCCCGAGCACTTCGTCTGTGCCTTCTGCCTCAAGCAGCTCAACAAGGGCACCTTTAAGGAGCAGAATGACAAGCCTTACTGCCAGAACTGCTTCATCAAGCTCTTCTGCTAG
- the Pxn gene encoding paxillin isoform X4 — translation MASCDALLADLESTTSHISKRPVFLSEEPPYSYPTGNHTYQEIAVPPPVPPPPSSEALNGTILTPLDQWQPSGSRFPHQQPPSPSPVYSSSAKTSGASNPQDGVSNTCSRAGEEEHVYSFPNKQKSAEPSPTIMSSSLGSNLSELDRLLLELNAVQHNPPGFPADEANSSPPLPGVLSPHYGIPENNSPVGGKAGPLTKEKPKRNGGRGLEDVRPSVESLLDELESSVPSPVPAITVNQGEMSSPQRVTSSQQQTRISASSATRELDELMASLSDFKTSSSAVALSSLELLPSSAPSLPHTMPCLPSPLMPSIFWPSPTKPSPQGQDHTPEILCTEKNTWGLLPPVAPSWLDLAGFGMMSDTHNSKLPSMEGSPGLLDADSQSRVRNDLLNTSEPSRFLLCHTPPPARSPESQEPGDSQGPLANPVCPEETVDATWKWSWALSTSSPETPHGATCSLQEVTEPAVVAVDHQAIFPDTWSLTKERQQKERAQPEPGGAESSCPAPSDKEQLSAEMPGKGSLGEATQGSEIPTIPEGTTDAAPGTRKEQLEHPQTMGMGSTTERISTSGQIRSVIRRSRETGHAHPMSREPSPRRRLDPTTLSRTPSQERLIAELQGRLGIQLEAEEAAGPGGTSTQDWLTEGIIITVQPRGRRAGGQLVEKVVFPPDSPIPLRRTISVVASPPSVPLLQHHPDASASSSSLPRLPTSSSTGPLTCTLGSPGVQSSGEEPHDEDGRGPTSPAPAPHTMRSVGCQTNEDPLFHPMQMHGLEQRTDGEQHWAAGWPPSGRQSSPEGQDEGGFMTQGKTGSSSPPGGPSKPGSQLDSMLGSLQSDLNKLGVATVAKGVCGACKKPIAGQVVTAMGKTWHPEHFVCTHCQEEIGSRNFFERDGQPYCEKDYHNLFSPRCYYCNGPILDKVVTALDRTWHPEHFFCAQCGAFFGPEGFHEKDGKAYCRKDYFDMFAPKCGGCARAILENYISALNTLWHPECFVCRECFTPFVNGSFFEHDGQPYCEVHYHERRGSLCSGCQKPITGRCITAMAKKFHPEHFVCAFCLKQLNKGTFKEQNDKPYCQNCFIKLFC, via the exons ATGGCTTCCTGTG ACGCCCTGTTGGCAGACTTGGAATCCACCACTTCCCATATCTCCAAACGGCCTGTGTTCTTGTCTGAGGAGCCCCCCTACTCCTACCCAACTGGAAACCACACCTACCAAGAGATTGCAGTGCCACCCCCTGTCCCTCCACCCCCATCCAGTGAGGCCCTCAATGGCACAATCCTCACCCCCTTAGACCAGTGGCAACCTAGTGGCTCCCGATTCCCCCACCAGCAG CCTCCATCCCCATCACCCGTGTACAGCTCCAGTGCCAAAACTTCCGGTGCCTCTAACCCTCAGGACGGTGTCAGCAATACGTGCTCCCGAGCAGGCGAGGAAGAGCACGTCTACAG CTTCCCCAACAAGCAGAAGTCGGCTGAGCCTTCACCCACCATAATGAGCTCCTCCCTGGGCAGCAACCTCTCAGAACTTGACCGTCTGCTGCTGGAACTGAATGCTGTGCAGCATAATCCTCCAGGCTTTCCTGCAG ATGAGGCCAACTCAAGCCCCCCACTACCTGGGGTCCTGAGCCCTCATTATGGCATCCCAGAGAATAACAGCCCCGTGGGGGGCAAAGCTGGCCCTCTGACGAAAGAGAAGCCAAAGCGGAATGGGGGCCGAGGCCTGGAAGATGTACGGCCCAGTGTGGAGAGCCTCTTGGATGAACTGGAGAGCTCTGTGCCCAGCCCTGT CCCCGCCATCACTGTGAACCAAGGTGAGATGAGCAGCCCACAGCGAGTCACCTCCAGCCAGCAGCAGACACGCATCTCGGCCTCCTCCGCCACCAGGGAGCTGGACGAGCTGATGGCCTCCCTGTCAGACTTTAAG ACCAGCTCCTCTGCTGTGGCTCTGAGCTCCCTGGAGCTGCTACCTAGCTCAGCTCCATCCCTACCCCACACCATGCCTTGTTTGCCTTCTCCTCTCATGCCTTCTATATTCTGGCCATCTCCCACTAAACCCTCCCCTCAAGGCCAAGACCATACCCCAGAGATACTCTGCACTGAGAAAAATACATGGGGCCTTTTACCTCCTGTGGCCCCCAGCTGGCTTGATTTGGCTGGCTTCGGGATGATGTCTGACACCCATAACTCAAAGCTTCCCTCCATGGAGGGTTCTCCAGGGTTACTTGATGCTGACAGCCAATCTCGAGTTAGGAATGACCTCCTGAACACAAGTGAACCCTCTAGGTTTCTCCTATGCCACACTCCACCCCCTGCTAGGAGCCCAGAATCCCAGGAACCTGGAGACTCCCAGGGGCCATTGGCTAACCCTGTGTGTCCAGAGGAGACTGTGGATGCCACTTGGAAATGGTCATGGGCTTTGTCAACATCCAGTCCCGAGACTCCCCATGGGGCCACTTGTAGCTTACAGGAAGTAACTGAGCCAGCTGTTGTAGCAGTGGACCATCAGGCCATCTTCCCAGATACCTGGAGTCTCACAAAGGAACGGCAGCAGAAGGAGAGGGCACAGCCAGAGCCAGGGGGTGCAGAAAGCAGCTGCCCTGCCCCATCTGACAAGGAACAGTTGAGTGCAGAGATGCCTGGGAAGGGAAGCCTGGGGGAAGCAACCCAGGGATCTGAGATCCCAACGATCCCAGAGGGCACCACCGACGCTGCTCCTGGGACCAGGAAGGAACAGCTGGAGCATCCACAGACCATGGGCATGGGCAGCACCACGGAGAGGATTTCCACCTCTGGCCAG ATCCGCTCCGTGATCAGGAGGAGTCGGGAGACGGGCCATGCTCACCCCATGTCCCGGGAGCCCTCCCCTCGCCGCCGGCTGGACCCCACCACCCTGAGCAGGACCCCATCCCAGGAGCGGCTCATCGCAGAGCTGCAGGGCCGGCTGGGCATCCAGCTGGAGGCAGAGGAGGCAGCAGGGCCAGGAGGGACTTCCACCCAAGACTGGCTGACTGAGGGCATCATCATCACTGTGCAGCCACGTGGGAGGCGGGCTGGGGGGCAGCTTGTAGAGAAG gTTGTCTTCCCTCCTGACTCTCCCATTCCCCTGAGAAGAACCATCTCTGTTGTGGCTTCTCCTCCTTCTGTTCCTTTGCTCCAGCATCACCCAGATGCTTCGGCCAGCAGCTCTTCTCTACCCAGGCTTCCCACTTCCTCCTCCACGGGGCCTTTGACTTGCACCCTTGGTTCTCCTGGGGTCCAGAGTTCAGGGGAAGAGCCCCATGATGAGGATGGGAGAGGCCCCACCTCTCCTGCTCCTGCACCCCACACCATGAGGTCCGTGGGCTGCCAGACCAATGAGGACCCGCTCTTCCATCCGATGCAG ATGCACGGTCTGGAGCAAAGAACGGATGGAGAGCAGCACTGGGCGGCTGGTTGGCCTCCAAGCGGCAGGCAGAGCAGCCCTGAAGGGCAGGACGAGGGAGGG TTCATGACCCAGGGGAAGACCGGGAGCAGCTCACCCCCTGGGGGACCCTCGAAGCCCGGGAGCCAGCTGGACAGCATGCTGGGAAGCCTGCAGTCTGACCTGAATAAGCTGGGGGTTGCCACGGTTGCCAAGGGGGTGTGCGGGGCCTGCAAGAAGCCCATCGCTGGGCAG gTCGTGACAGCCATGGGAAAGACGTGGCACCCTGAGCACTTCGTCTGTACCCACTGCCAGGAGGAGATCGGATCCCGGAACTTCTTTGAGCGGGATGGACAGCCCTACTGTGAAAAGGACTATCACAACCTCTTCTCCCCGCGCTGCTACTACTGCAACGGGCCCATCCTGGAT AAAGTGGTGACAGCCCTTGACCGGACGTGGCATCCTGAGCACTTTTTCTGTGCCCAGTGTGGAGCTTTCTTTGGTCCTGAAG GGTTTCATGAGAAGGATGGCAAGGCCTACTGCCGGAAGGATTATTTCGACATGTTTGCACCCAAGTGTGGCGGCTGCGCCCGGGCCATCTTGGAGAACTACATCTCGGCCCTCAACACCCTCTGGCATCCTGAGTGCTTTGTGTGCCGG GAATGCTTCACGCCATTTGTCAACGGCAGCTTCTTTGAGCATGACGGGCAGCCGTACTGTGAGGTGCACTACCATGAGAGGCGAGGCTCACTGTGCTCTGGCTGCCAGAAGCCCATCACAGGCCGCTGCATCACCGCCATGGCCAAGAAGTTCCACCCCGAGCACTTCGTCTGTGCCTTCTGCCTCAAGCAGCTCAACAAGGGCACCTTTAAGGAGCAGAATGACAAGCCTTACTGCCAGAACTGCTTCATCAAGCTCTTCTGCTAG
- the Pxn gene encoding paxillin isoform X2 — protein MTWGPLLSVLCGALWSQSSRQAFLTGTSQRHSPVGRNIKPDALLADLESTTSHISKRPVFLSEEPPYSYPTGNHTYQEIAVPPPVPPPPSSEALNGTILTPLDQWQPSGSRFPHQQDGVSNTCSRAGEEEHVYSFPNKQKSAEPSPTIMSSSLGSNLSELDRLLLELNAVQHNPPGFPADEANSSPPLPGVLSPHYGIPENNSPVGGKAGPLTKEKPKRNGGRGLEDVRPSVESLLDELESSVPSPVPAITVNQGEMSSPQRVTSSQQQTRISASSATRELDELMASLSDFKTSSSAVALSSLELLPSSAPSLPHTMPCLPSPLMPSIFWPSPTKPSPQGQDHTPEILCTEKNTWGLLPPVAPSWLDLAGFGMMSDTHNSKLPSMEGSPGLLDADSQSRVRNDLLNTSEPSRFLLCHTPPPARSPESQEPGDSQGPLANPVCPEETVDATWKWSWALSTSSPETPHGATCSLQEVTEPAVVAVDHQAIFPDTWSLTKERQQKERAQPEPGGAESSCPAPSDKEQLSAEMPGKGSLGEATQGSEIPTIPEGTTDAAPGTRKEQLEHPQTMGMGSTTERISTSGQIRSVIRRSRETGHAHPMSREPSPRRRLDPTTLSRTPSQERLIAELQGRLGIQLEAEEAAGPGGTSTQDWLTEGIIITVQPRGRRAGGQLVEKVVFPPDSPIPLRRTISVVASPPSVPLLQHHPDASASSSSLPRLPTSSSTGPLTCTLGSPGVQSSGEEPHDEDGRGPTSPAPAPHTMRSVGCQTNEDPLFHPMQMHGLEQRTDGEQHWAAGWPPSGRQSSPEGQDEGGFMTQGKTGSSSPPGGPSKPGSQLDSMLGSLQSDLNKLGVATVAKGVCGACKKPIAGQVVTAMGKTWHPEHFVCTHCQEEIGSRNFFERDGQPYCEKDYHNLFSPRCYYCNGPILDKVVTALDRTWHPEHFFCAQCGAFFGPEGFHEKDGKAYCRKDYFDMFAPKCGGCARAILENYISALNTLWHPECFVCRECFTPFVNGSFFEHDGQPYCEVHYHERRGSLCSGCQKPITGRCITAMAKKFHPEHFVCAFCLKQLNKGTFKEQNDKPYCQNCFIKLFC, from the exons ATGACGTGGGGGCCCctcctctctgttctctgtggtGCCCTGTGGAGTCAGAGTTCCAGGCAGGCATTTCTCACTGGTACCAGCCAACGGCACAGCCCTGTGGGGAGGAACATAAAGCCAG ACGCCCTGTTGGCAGACTTGGAATCCACCACTTCCCATATCTCCAAACGGCCTGTGTTCTTGTCTGAGGAGCCCCCCTACTCCTACCCAACTGGAAACCACACCTACCAAGAGATTGCAGTGCCACCCCCTGTCCCTCCACCCCCATCCAGTGAGGCCCTCAATGGCACAATCCTCACCCCCTTAGACCAGTGGCAACCTAGTGGCTCCCGATTCCCCCACCAGCAG GACGGTGTCAGCAATACGTGCTCCCGAGCAGGCGAGGAAGAGCACGTCTACAG CTTCCCCAACAAGCAGAAGTCGGCTGAGCCTTCACCCACCATAATGAGCTCCTCCCTGGGCAGCAACCTCTCAGAACTTGACCGTCTGCTGCTGGAACTGAATGCTGTGCAGCATAATCCTCCAGGCTTTCCTGCAG ATGAGGCCAACTCAAGCCCCCCACTACCTGGGGTCCTGAGCCCTCATTATGGCATCCCAGAGAATAACAGCCCCGTGGGGGGCAAAGCTGGCCCTCTGACGAAAGAGAAGCCAAAGCGGAATGGGGGCCGAGGCCTGGAAGATGTACGGCCCAGTGTGGAGAGCCTCTTGGATGAACTGGAGAGCTCTGTGCCCAGCCCTGT CCCCGCCATCACTGTGAACCAAGGTGAGATGAGCAGCCCACAGCGAGTCACCTCCAGCCAGCAGCAGACACGCATCTCGGCCTCCTCCGCCACCAGGGAGCTGGACGAGCTGATGGCCTCCCTGTCAGACTTTAAG ACCAGCTCCTCTGCTGTGGCTCTGAGCTCCCTGGAGCTGCTACCTAGCTCAGCTCCATCCCTACCCCACACCATGCCTTGTTTGCCTTCTCCTCTCATGCCTTCTATATTCTGGCCATCTCCCACTAAACCCTCCCCTCAAGGCCAAGACCATACCCCAGAGATACTCTGCACTGAGAAAAATACATGGGGCCTTTTACCTCCTGTGGCCCCCAGCTGGCTTGATTTGGCTGGCTTCGGGATGATGTCTGACACCCATAACTCAAAGCTTCCCTCCATGGAGGGTTCTCCAGGGTTACTTGATGCTGACAGCCAATCTCGAGTTAGGAATGACCTCCTGAACACAAGTGAACCCTCTAGGTTTCTCCTATGCCACACTCCACCCCCTGCTAGGAGCCCAGAATCCCAGGAACCTGGAGACTCCCAGGGGCCATTGGCTAACCCTGTGTGTCCAGAGGAGACTGTGGATGCCACTTGGAAATGGTCATGGGCTTTGTCAACATCCAGTCCCGAGACTCCCCATGGGGCCACTTGTAGCTTACAGGAAGTAACTGAGCCAGCTGTTGTAGCAGTGGACCATCAGGCCATCTTCCCAGATACCTGGAGTCTCACAAAGGAACGGCAGCAGAAGGAGAGGGCACAGCCAGAGCCAGGGGGTGCAGAAAGCAGCTGCCCTGCCCCATCTGACAAGGAACAGTTGAGTGCAGAGATGCCTGGGAAGGGAAGCCTGGGGGAAGCAACCCAGGGATCTGAGATCCCAACGATCCCAGAGGGCACCACCGACGCTGCTCCTGGGACCAGGAAGGAACAGCTGGAGCATCCACAGACCATGGGCATGGGCAGCACCACGGAGAGGATTTCCACCTCTGGCCAG ATCCGCTCCGTGATCAGGAGGAGTCGGGAGACGGGCCATGCTCACCCCATGTCCCGGGAGCCCTCCCCTCGCCGCCGGCTGGACCCCACCACCCTGAGCAGGACCCCATCCCAGGAGCGGCTCATCGCAGAGCTGCAGGGCCGGCTGGGCATCCAGCTGGAGGCAGAGGAGGCAGCAGGGCCAGGAGGGACTTCCACCCAAGACTGGCTGACTGAGGGCATCATCATCACTGTGCAGCCACGTGGGAGGCGGGCTGGGGGGCAGCTTGTAGAGAAG gTTGTCTTCCCTCCTGACTCTCCCATTCCCCTGAGAAGAACCATCTCTGTTGTGGCTTCTCCTCCTTCTGTTCCTTTGCTCCAGCATCACCCAGATGCTTCGGCCAGCAGCTCTTCTCTACCCAGGCTTCCCACTTCCTCCTCCACGGGGCCTTTGACTTGCACCCTTGGTTCTCCTGGGGTCCAGAGTTCAGGGGAAGAGCCCCATGATGAGGATGGGAGAGGCCCCACCTCTCCTGCTCCTGCACCCCACACCATGAGGTCCGTGGGCTGCCAGACCAATGAGGACCCGCTCTTCCATCCGATGCAG ATGCACGGTCTGGAGCAAAGAACGGATGGAGAGCAGCACTGGGCGGCTGGTTGGCCTCCAAGCGGCAGGCAGAGCAGCCCTGAAGGGCAGGACGAGGGAGGG TTCATGACCCAGGGGAAGACCGGGAGCAGCTCACCCCCTGGGGGACCCTCGAAGCCCGGGAGCCAGCTGGACAGCATGCTGGGAAGCCTGCAGTCTGACCTGAATAAGCTGGGGGTTGCCACGGTTGCCAAGGGGGTGTGCGGGGCCTGCAAGAAGCCCATCGCTGGGCAG gTCGTGACAGCCATGGGAAAGACGTGGCACCCTGAGCACTTCGTCTGTACCCACTGCCAGGAGGAGATCGGATCCCGGAACTTCTTTGAGCGGGATGGACAGCCCTACTGTGAAAAGGACTATCACAACCTCTTCTCCCCGCGCTGCTACTACTGCAACGGGCCCATCCTGGAT AAAGTGGTGACAGCCCTTGACCGGACGTGGCATCCTGAGCACTTTTTCTGTGCCCAGTGTGGAGCTTTCTTTGGTCCTGAAG GGTTTCATGAGAAGGATGGCAAGGCCTACTGCCGGAAGGATTATTTCGACATGTTTGCACCCAAGTGTGGCGGCTGCGCCCGGGCCATCTTGGAGAACTACATCTCGGCCCTCAACACCCTCTGGCATCCTGAGTGCTTTGTGTGCCGG GAATGCTTCACGCCATTTGTCAACGGCAGCTTCTTTGAGCATGACGGGCAGCCGTACTGTGAGGTGCACTACCATGAGAGGCGAGGCTCACTGTGCTCTGGCTGCCAGAAGCCCATCACAGGCCGCTGCATCACCGCCATGGCCAAGAAGTTCCACCCCGAGCACTTCGTCTGTGCCTTCTGCCTCAAGCAGCTCAACAAGGGCACCTTTAAGGAGCAGAATGACAAGCCTTACTGCCAGAACTGCTTCATCAAGCTCTTCTGCTAG